Below is a window of Ahaetulla prasina isolate Xishuangbanna chromosome 1, ASM2864084v1, whole genome shotgun sequence DNA.
AAGTGTGTTGCTTTGTGAATCAGCATAAAGCCAAATAACTGAATACTATATTATGATGCATAATGATACAAGCCCTATGTGCAACATCAAAATGTAGACAGCAGGATCTGTGGCACTCTACAAATTTGGTTGATGTCTGTAGATTTAGTGTCCCTATTCCCAAAGAGACAAAATTGATGTTCTTAACCTAATGCTTGTTCATTTCTGTATCAAAGCATAAATGTATCGTATCAGAATATCTTTGTAATGAAATATTtaagaagaaaaggaacaattTATGTTATTTTCGGATATATTCTATGAGCCTCTGAAATCATCCAAAATAAACCAAACCTATCCAAACTCATTTccattcaatttcatttttatttttaatgttttttgtcTTTCTAGTAAGTACagtctattttttaatttatgttaTTGTATATTGTGACCAAGAGGATGCATTTGGGGATGAGTAAGATAAGTGTAATAGCACTCTCCCAATATTGCTCCTAGCAAGTAGAAAGTAAATATGGTAGTTTTGATACCGGATAGCCTTTTCCTTTGTGTCTGTACTTCTTTTACCAACAACTctaattatttccttttattgGTGGTAAATTGCTGCACAAGTAGCTTTAATAGACAATTCTATACAAAATACAGAACATTTCTCTGTTCACTTATCTACAACTTGCATAATTTTATGCATTTTATTGTAATCCCTCACTTGCCTTCTTTCGTATCTTAGACAGACTTAAATATTGTGTTTAGTAAAATGCTAGTGGATATTTTATAAATTATCAAAACTCTGGAGGTGTGAAGAAAGATGTGctaaaaataaaattgtgtaaTTTGGTTTGGATGAAAGGAAGAGTGCTATCAAATCAGAACATTTCTCATGTTGCAGATTTGTACACTACAATTTACACTTTTTTGAGAAAGAATGTAAAATTGGTCTATCCTGTTGGGAAACATTTTTCTACCAAGGAATACAATTTATTGGACATTAAACTCTACAGGAAAAGCCCAGTCTGATACTATCTTCATCAAGTTTTTTTTCTGCCCTAAGCATTTATGAAGGCTTCCAATGTATTgttagaatattaaaaaataaggTACAATAAAGTCTCCTGTGATCTGAGCTTGACTCCCTATGACTTCATTGAAAGATTCATGCAATTTTCTTGATAATgatttggaagtgatttgccataaCTTTCTACTGGAATGTATTTTTGACTTTCCACTCTATCCACAGCTCTGATACTATCTGTAGGTCACTGAAGTATCAGCTAGTCGATACTACTTAGCCTCCAAGCCCAGACAAGGTCAAATATGTGCTGTCACCAATTGAGAAAGCAAAAATTTATCTTTATGAAATATAgttatttcccccctttttttctaaacaatttaACACAATTTAACATGGATCACTTTCTCAGCAAGAGACTCTATTACGTATAATGTCAAATAATTGAATAGAAGACATGACATCAATACAAGGCCATCCTGGTCACTGGAAAGTTTTTTTCATTCTTGAAAAGATAGGCATAATGCTGATAAagggatttatttgtttatttatccatTCTATTTATATAAGCTGGCCAACTCACATATATGACTCTGGGCAACTCACacttaaaaatagaaaacaataaatagttacaaataaaaaaactgaaagaaaaaccataaaaaactgattaaaacaaATTTAGGTAATATTTTTGCATAAAGATTGAAAATGCAAACTTTTAAATATCACTGCAGATCAACTACCCAAACCTTGAGTCTCTGTGATGCAAAAGATTGaacttaattttaatattgaagtTTGAGTCAAGGAAGCaaattctttgttttttatttataccCATATTCAGTCCTACTGTACCCAAGATCGGACACTGATGATTTGAGGAGGCAGACTAAAACATTGGAGATATACTTGTCACTTTTATATCTATCAAGAAGAGTCATGAATCACTATTATGACTTCTGATTCTCATATCTTTAGGGGAAAGACACTCTATTTTAGTGGGACCTTCTAAACTAGAAGATGATATCTTGCTCTCATTACAGAttcaaaaaaatgaacaaaacctTCTTACTCTGCCAATTTTAACTCTCTAGCAGAATTCTCCAGCACTACACAAAAGGGaaagtatgcatttgttctttggGGATGGTTATTTAGGTGTTCCATTTCTATTTCTGAAAATTTAATGTTCTGACTAGGGGGCACCCAAACAGCAAAGCACAAAACAGGAAATCAGATCAACCAATCAGCACACAGGATGTGCACCTTTACACAACGTGCAGTTGGGATTTGGGAGATGTTTGCGTCAGTCTATCTGCAGCTATCTGCAACAGTTATCCAACAACTCCTTTGCAGCGTAAATATGCAGTGACAGCTATAGGCAGTTGTGGTGAACTCAACTTCAGCCTTTAGACTACAAAATTAGCCAAGGTTCTTTAAAATTTCAGGTAGTTCCTCCAGAATGGGCAGAGCTAACTATGGCAGGATAAATAATAGTTCAAATATTTTAATGTGGCTGGAAATTCTGGAATAATATTTTTATGTGTTCCTACTAGGAGAAAGCTTCGGTTAGTAATGAATCGGTACACTGAGTGCcgtaacaaaaaaaatattggccaGCACTTAGAAAACTTGCAAATGAAAGAAGTTTCCaattgtcaattgcaaaaggccaccCTGCTTGGATTCACACATATATTATGCCATTATAATATCCTAGGCCCTTGGGAAGAACTGATGCACaggaaggccaacaccagctaaagaactggtaaACTGGACTttccattaataataatataataaaataataaacaaacataaataaataattagaatGTAAGTGACATTTTAACTCGGATGTTCATGAAATATGCGgcaatctaaagaaaagaaactaGCCAACCTGTTTAAATTGATGAACTGCTTCTTGGAAAGCACTTTGCTTGTGAAATAATATAATGcacaatatcccaaaggtgcttttttcaagagacaactgaactttctggtttctcCTTTTCCTAATGTACAATAATGTCATTCATTGGGGTTGCTATCCTCTCAGCAGCTACCTAGCAGTCTCTTTCTCCTTACAGAGTTGCAGCTTTCATGTTTTTGGAGAAGTGCCTTATATCGCTATTTCTAAATGCGGGGGAGCCAATAATAATCCTAATATATTTCACTTTCTTCCCTAGCACTGTTCATGTGCGTAGTCAATAAACAAGACATCTCCAAACGACAGCGTTGCGACCGCGgtgcctttttcttctttctttaaaaaatacgaCGGTGCGAATGAACAGCGTCTTCCTTCACAGCACCTCCCCTTCTGGCGTCCCCTTGAAAGCGCTGCCCGTCACCAGTCCTTCCGCGCAAAAAAGGCCAAATCCCCGGGGGCAAGATTTTAGCCAGGGAACGCAGCCACTCTCCTTGCCCGGGATACGGGATCGCATCCTTCACATCCCGAGGAAGAGGAGGCGGTGGCGGGGTGCAAGGTGACTTACCAGGTTAATGAAGGTCAGAAATTTCCAGCTGCCTCCATAGGTCTGGTGCGCTGGCATGTCAATGGCCTTGTAATTGCAGAGGATGGAAAAATAGGAAAGGAGGATGGCGACCCGCAGCACCTGCCCGGGCACGAGCGCCATGTTGGtgtctccttccccccccccccaattaaggCCTGAGCGCCGAAAGAAGCGGGCGGCTAAAAGAGAAGGGCGCGCGCTTCGTTCGCGGTTCAGGGGCGCGCGCCGTCGGGCGCTATCAGCAAGCGTCTGGCCGGGGAAGCGGAGCGCGAGCGAAAAGGTCCGCGCGCGCTCGGCGCAGCTCAAGTGTTTCCCCGCTGGGGATGAAAGCAACGCGAGCGGAGCCACGGACTTCTGGCGTGTATTAACTTCTGGCGTGTAGATCCACCCACAGTGCCCCACTTCCGGGGTGATTTTGGACGCCATGTTTAATGTTGcccaagagagagagaattgccCATAGGAAACAGGGAAGGCTTGGATTGCACCTGGGCGCCAAGGGTGCTTCCGTCTCTTCCTCCGGGAGGCGACAATGCAAAGTTGCAGGGAGGTAAAAATGAACGCGCCCATACTTTCTATCGCTCCCGTTGCACTTGCATTTGCTTTTAGTCCCAATGTAACGCAGAAGGAGCTTCGGAACGGAAGGTTGAAGTTTGAAGTACGAGATCTTGGCTGCAACTTGAGCGGTGGTCTGCATCGAATTGGGGATCTGCATTTCCCGCTCGGCTTTCACTTTTTCCatataaataaggaaataaaaccACACCTTCCGCCAGCATAAGGGGCTGATATCTTCAGCCTGATCGGAGTCATTGAAAGTGGCAGAGaggatttcatttatttaaaagctAAACGTATACCCACACAACTATGTTGCATTGCAGTATCAATTGCAAGaacctcccttctttttctttttccagagaAATGAGGTGGTCCGTTTATAGCTCGACTAAATttcggggggggggtttcccccaGATTTCTTTATAGAGAGAGCGGGCTTACCTGCACTCGTGTTTAAGTGCGTGTAGCACTATTCAAAGAAGGAGCGCATAGATTGTGATTCCCAAACTCTACAGTAGCTGACTACAATCAAGAGGGTCGTAAAGACTTCAGAATCGGTTCAACCCTGAGAATATCCAAGGTGTGGACCGTGATGATGTTTGCTGGAATCGGAAACATTCTCAGAGTCACCTTCTGGGTCTGATTATCTTCTTAAATTATTCCTAACCTGGGATTATTCTAATGCACATGTTCATCTCAAAACCAGCTTCCCCCCCTTCTTGTTTTCCACaaaattactaaaataaaatttaaaaatcagttaaTGGGATATAAAGGAGTTGGTTCAAAATTCCCCCAGATGCTGACACTGCCATCTGCATTTATTCCATTGTATACTTACTTTCCTGCTGTAAATTATTCTCTGAATAAACTCTTCAACCTGGTAGTATCTGGCATCCCTAAAATTCTTCACTGTTGAGAAGTTGATTTTATGAATAAAAAGAATTCAGCTATGTGGAAAATGCCTTGCAGTTAAAAgcaatagatatagataaatataactAGATAGATCAATTAgagagatttgtgtgtgtgtgtgagggagagagagagagatggcatcCATTCAGAGCAAATATTCTCAAGGGTTGCAAGCAGAATTCTAAATGGATATTTTCAGGTGGTTGCAATATGCCTAAGGTTTTATACAGAATGATTATGTTGCATTCAGACAGTTATCAGTACTTAGCAAGCAGCATTATTATCCTATACCTCTTAAGCTTTCAGAAGATTGAGCCATCTATAATATCAAAAACAACATCTTCTCTTGGTGAGGTGAATAAAGGGGGAGTACTCATGACTATAAACAAGCTGGATTATTGAAACAATGCTCCAGTACCTCATTTTAGAGATATTGAGGTGGTACAGATGGTGGTACAGATGGTGAAGAATGCCAAAGGAGTTATATGACTTTCTGAAGAACTTTCTCCCAAATGCACAAAATGTACTTGAGAAAATAATTCTGGCATCTCCTTACTTGGGAATGTGGGGCAGCAATAAAGTAGACATGGGTGGTACATTTATgaagactagaagacttccaaggtcccttccaactctgttgttccgtATTCTGTATGTCTTCTTTTGATGTTGTCCAGTAACCTACCAATAAATCCCAGAATTCATGAGATATTGTGGTTAGAttttgcaagatttgtttttgtgtgaaatctgtcaagatcttgtCAATTTTGATTGGAAATATTTGTCTGCTTTGAACTTTAGTTTGAACATAGCAGACAATAATAATATATAGTCCGTTCTGTTCAAACGCAtcaaaaatacaatgaaaaaaatTCTAGTGAACATTTTGAAACCATAATAAAATAGAGAGAATCAACAAAGCCCAAGAACCAAAAAGGTAGAATACTATTCATCACCTATATAAAGGTAAACCATTCAGATTTAAAATCAGTCCTGTGCAATAAACTCGTTTTCATGGGTATCCAGTTGTAGTTCAGTATTCACtttaaatgatcttccaaagtgaGCTGAAAATAATAGAATGAAACCCCACAGAATCAAATGCAAAACCTTTCTCTTAGAAAAAGGATATCAAATGCATAGGTATAAGATGGGATAATTCTCCATGTAGTAATACTTGTGAGAACTTGGAATAGTAGTTGATTATCAGTTTAGTGTAATTAGAAGGGTGATGTCACTGCAGAAATACGAATGAAAATTTTGGCTGCACGAAGAGAAGCTTTTAAAGTAGTTTTTAATAATGAAAAGTAATTGTGCTGCATTATTCTGTATTGGGCAAATTCCTTGAGACCGGTTCTGAACACCACACTTTAAGGAGAGTTCAAACAAATTTGATATTGAACGATTTGCAGTGTTTAGCC
It encodes the following:
- the AIG1 gene encoding androgen-induced gene 1 protein isoform X1, with amino-acid sequence MGAFIFTSLQLCIVASRRKRRKHPWRPGAIQAFPVSYGQFSLSWATLNMASKITPEVGHCGWIYTPEVNTRQKSVAPLALLSSPAGKHLSCAERARTFSLALRFPGQTLADSARRRAPLNRERSARPSLLAARFFRRSGLNWGGGEGDTNMALVPGQVLRVAILLSYFSILCNYKAIDMPAHQTYGGSWKFLTFINLVVQAVFFGICVLTDLSSLLTKGNDSQEQERQLRKLISLRDWMMAVLAFPIGVFVVLMFWSIYIYDRELVYPKLLDNFIPTWLNHGMHTTVLPFILIEMRTTHHEYPSRTYGLIAVCTISVCYILWVCWIYHVTGVWVYPLLDYLGSTAKIVFFATVTVVINIFYLLGEILNNCIWDTQKCIEEGKGKHKSD
- the AIG1 gene encoding androgen-induced gene 1 protein isoform X2 — encoded protein: MGAFIFTSLQLCIVASRRKRRKHPWRPGAIQAFPVSYGQFSLSWATLNMASKITPEVGHCGWIYTPEVNTRQKSVAPLALLSSPAGKHLSCAERARTFSLALRFPGQTLADSARRRAPLNRERSARPSLLAARFFRRSGLNWGGGEGDTNMALVPGQVLRVAILLSYFSILCNYKAIDMPAHQTYGGSWKFLTFINLVVQAVFFGICVLTDLSSLLTKGNDSQEQERQLRKLISLRDWMMAVLAFPIGVFVVLMFWSIYIYDRELVYPKLLDNFIPTWLNHGMHTTVLPFILIEMRTTHHEYPSRTYGLIAVCTISVCYILWPRLFSQIRE
- the AIG1 gene encoding androgen-induced gene 1 protein isoform X3 translates to MGAFIFTSLQLCIVASRRKRRKHPWRPGAIQAFPVSYGQFSLSWATLNMASKITPEVGHCGWIYTPEVNTRQKSVAPLALLSSPAGKHLSCAERARTFSLALRFPGQTLADSARRRAPLNRERSARPSLLAARFFRRSGLNWGGGEGDTNMALVPGQVLRVAILLSYFSILCNYKAIDMPAHQTYGGSWKFLTFINLVVQAVFFGICVLTDLSSLLTKGNDSQEQERQLRKLISLRDWMMAVLAFPIGVFVVLMFWSIYIYDRELVYPKLLDNFIPTWLNHGMENYLEMSIGQWVHGMLGSFTKMLGFFLYILCTIYICDA